The window tgtgactattgtttctaccctccttctaggacttcttgATCTTTTCCaaaccatgttgatttatattgtttgctattccctACTATGGAAATTATGTTTGTTCACCACATCAAGCCCACTGATGTGGGGAGAGTCATTCTAATAGCCTTCAGTATTTattgcttgtgtaatacctcccatgtgaTGGGTTTGTATaaagacccttcagcctagaaacccgctagcaacccccactttttggggcttttcatctcctttcctgagaagcgggaggtgtgatcacctccctttgggGCTCTGACTTCTGAGGAGTCAGGGTgagaccacctgtgttctaaaataaaagaaagcgggagatgaatgggctgaggtttgagttgatgcatgaggtcccaagtacatgaggctaaatagtaattgggcatactattaatatacatgattggataaagaatggtccctgcccactctctgtgcaagtcctgatgtgttgtagaggaaatgacgattttggtgggtggagacagagagggagacaggaagagaagctgagagagttgggcctgggttccatactcctagctgctggtcatgtggctgctgctctagctagcttcttgactcagctacacacattgctattgccgattctcttccacctccaatccttcttcactgagaataaaaactgacgattttcccctaacctgaattcctgactcctgctgatttaaaaatacatggtcttcacagaGGAGATATAAGCCACCCTTATCTCATCTCTATATGCTCCATAGCACtttaaactagtttttttttttccttttcttagacTCATTCACATATCTGGATACTGTATCTAGtacaattcaaaatttttaataattatgcatttaaattttttaaattttagtcgCATGAAATATTGCTTGTTGCCTTTGGGCAGATAACGAAACCAACTATCGATTCTTTTGTCTCTTAAAGAAATCTGCAAACTATCCTTTCATTTAATAGCAATTTCCTTCTATGGTTTGGCTTCATATATAGTTAAAGTACCAATATCACCATGATTCAGTTTTTCTAGTAATGGGGTGATTTGACCTTCAGTAACTCAAAGTTAGAGGATTTATAACTATGTTAATATTCATAGATATAAAAACTGACTTTAAGTACCTCTGCTACTTTCTACCATTATTACAAAAATGGAACTTTTAGATTAAAGGTCATTTGGAATCTCAGTGTTGACGTGAGGATCAAAAGATAATGTAGATGGGGCAATAGATaaagaaccagccctgaagtcaggacttgagttcaaatctgaactcaaaacACTTAACccgtcttagctgtgtgaccctgggagcaagtcacttaaccccaaattgcctcagccaaaaaaaaaaaaaaaaaaaaaaaaaaaaaaaaaaaaaaagtaatgtaggtaaaggactttgcaaacattaaatcaactgtgtgtatgtatgtatgtatgtatatatatatctcaaagcAACCCATGAAAGCTAATTTGTGTtttgtgtgtacatgcacatgcatgtgaataaaaaatatatatatatatatatatatgtgcgcAATTAATTATCTTTGTTTCTTGGGTTGCTTTGAATTCATCTCCCAGTTATCCTACTGATGAGTCTCTCCACACAAGATCAGGTTAATCCATGGATTATAATCTTTGGTTGGGTATAGATTTGAAACCTTTTCAAAATGGTAGCATCTGCTAGAGAGTGTGTGCTGCTGGTATAGCTTTTGAAAATCTAGGGTCCTCTTTGTGTCAAAAAGAAGCACATGCACAGATATTCTCAACAAGAGTCCTATTTTATTAAGATACACAATATTAAAAATTACAGTAAATACATTGTGAATTGCTTCTTAATTTTGTATGCAAATAGTTTTGTGAACATGGACAAGCCATCTAATCCTTcacttttctcaaatgtaaaatgacttggatGTCAGCATAGATCCTGACTGATAAGATGCAAAAAGCCTAAGAATTTTACTGAAATATTTTTGCCTAATTGGTGAGCACAGATCAGATAACTTGGAGACCATCAGGTCTTAACTATCCATCACTACTACCATTACTGTCCTGTGTCATGTTTGATAGCTTGGATCAATTAGAGATTGAAGTTAATATTGTGGACCATACACTTCGAGATTTTTTTATATGGTCTGGTCCCCTATTTTAAAACCTGgattcatttatcttttaacaTCCATTTCCAATATGGTATATTGCACCTaactttggccaagtcatttgaaaataaaatcccCAAAGTTCTTACCAATAAAGTAGGGATATCTGTCCTACTTACCACATAAGGCAACTGTGatgaatgagaaaacataaataaactTCAATGAATAAAACGATGTGccatataaataactataaacTTGGGTCCCTTCAGTTATGTGAGTATATTCTCTTGTTTATACATGAATCTAAAATGCTATCTGAAAGTAGCTGCCAATTTCATTAATAGAAATTCAGAGTCAAGGATCACTATATTAGAAGACTCAGCAGTAAACAATAAAGTATTATTTCAACAAAGTATATAAAGTCCTATAGTTGATTGATGTAGTAATAGTCTTCAACCTGGACTACCCTgggattgttttttttgtttgttttttggtttacCAAGAACTATCAAGGCTAGGTTAGCTAAACCACTAACATTATCTAATAAACTGATTAGACTAAAAGCAATTTTCAAGTAATTCTAGGACTAAGAATCAAGATTTCAAATTATTCGAGGACCAATGAATAAACCCACCATTTATTCATTGTATCTTAAGGATTTTAGACATCTACATTATTTAGttactttccaattttatttattttatgtaaagtCAGTTTAAAATGAAACAGTTGAAAGAAACATGATAAAGACAAACCACAAAAGCATCAAGTACAATATCTAACAATTATCACTTTGAACACTGAAGAGGCAAAATAACCATTTATACACATTCCTCATAACCTCGAAAAGATGTGATATTATCTTTGTACAAAAAGGTACTATAATAAAACACAAGTCTAATTCAATGTAAACCTAACATCAAGCAGCAGGTTGACAATGTTTTGCAGCACACCACACAGTATTTACTGTCTAAGTAGCCACAGCAGCAGTATTTGGTGAATGAGCTGCATAGCATTAAGCTTTTGGATATGTTAAACATTCACCATAAAATAAAAGTCAGCAAGTActtattaacatatttttatttaaacccTCTACTAATAGTTTTAAAAGAGAACAAAACTCTTTATGCTTTCTAGGTTCAAAACCATAATTTATCTAATCATTGAAAGCAGATAATACCCAGTGTTTAATCTAGACTTCATAGCAAAAACCTATTTCAATAACTGCTTTGTACAGTATGTATTGTGATTGCTGTTCATGTTATTGAGGCAacttaaaataaggaaatatttgaagTCTGGCAAACAAAAACCTAAAATTACATTCACTAAATGGGGTATAACACTaaggcatactttttttttttttttttaagacatgcCACTTTTTAAAGATTATACCATTGATTTAGGTGATctgtatttaagatttttcttttgttaaaaataaaaagatgagctATGTTTCGCATTTTACAAAATGTATTTTGGTAAAAATGTCAAGATATTCTAAAAGCATAATATGTTCTTCAGAACTCTAGATTTCATGAAGTTCTACACTTGTACTATAATAGAACCTTGACATGTTTTTGTGAACTTACAGTGCAGTCTGATACAGTTAAGTGTCACAGGACACTGGCCAAAAGTCTCTGAACTGGTTCTCTCTCATATTCCTGTAATGCATTTATATCTTCATTATTAAGTTCattagaaaaatttcaaattctaaGAGTACTAACATTAGCTTACTATAAAGATCAAGAGCATCATTTAACAGTGTTATTCAAAGGATTAGTGTTATTGGCATCTAGTTCACAGCATTGCAACTGATTTGGCTAATCTTCATTCAAATAACTACCTAATCTACAAAGTTACACATATCCCTTttaggcagaaggaagaggaatatTTGGGGATAGAGTCAAGGAAAGACAAAGTTTCGAGTTCTTAACTACAGAATTACTCTCCATAGTACTATAcacttgattgaaaaaaaattagttctagaATCAGCATCTGTTTTCTCATGAAATTGAAGTTTGGTTCAAAGTCACTATCATGCTCAACATACAAGAATTCAATTAAGAATTATATTCTGATTTACATATTTTACAGCAACAAAACTTTTGAAACTTGAAAATGATTAGAGGTTATTCCTACTGCACttcttaaaaatttcttaaaatacagtAGAAGGGGTGAAttattcagataaaaaaaaaattgccaacaGAATTAGAAAGTATAATACTCCACACTAAGCATATAAGATTTGctatctatttctctttccatttcatttaagaaaaaaggcTTAAAATGTGTTCTGAATGCTTAAAAGCcgttttatgttctaatatagaTGTATGATACTTCCTTTAAAAATGGATAGttcgggggtgggggggaggtttacttatgaaaaaaaaaaaaagctaggaaaacaATTAAGTTTTTAAGTTACACTGTGACCTCAGAAATCTGAATATCTTAACATCTTGAAGTAACAAACCAATCAACATCAGCTTATAGCTAGAGGAATTTTATATTACCAACATCAGTGATTCCCTTTCCACAAAATTATACTGACAAACTAAATACTGTATAACTGAAGGATAAGCCTCCTAATAACAAAGCTAACCCAAAAGTAGAACAGGTAGCTTTAGGAGATAGCAAGGCCAATTCAATTTTTATGACAATGAGGAAGGCAAGAGTTGGAATATCAATACTTTTGTGAATTCCCGCCTTCTAATCCAATATAAAAAAGGTCAAGTACCTAAAAAGTATAACCCTGAAAAAACTAAACATAATTATAACATAAGGGTCTGAACATAGTATCCTCCCTTAccattcttctcttcccctctctccccccaaaaatactTGATGTGGAAGCAATTATTTTGGAATGATAGTTCTATTATTTTCAGGGAAGAGTCAAGACATTCATTCTACAAATAATACTAGCAGGGAAGGAAGCTTACTAGCTATTTAGTGTTTCTCAGCTAAGTATGGTCAATGCAGAATTTAATTATtagaatttaattataaaaatttcaatttaatcattcttttctCAGAATTAAGGGTTCTATTAGGGCGATTATTTTACTGCTTCCCTTGTGCTTTACACAAGTCACCCCTCAAATGTAGGATTAATGATTTGTATGTTTACCTGTTCAGAAAGAGTGTTTTGACACCAGTAATACAAAAAGTACGACATCAACCAAGGGATTATCTAAACAAGGCAGATTGTCCCAAAACAAATTCCAATCTTTCCCCCAAGGTTTGGGATAATAAGTCTTTGGATCAGATCTTCTTTCAAAATTCCTGAAtagccacaataaaaaaaatgcaatttaattaCACTGACAAAACTTGTATACAATATTCAGGAATCATTAACTGCACCATTAAAGAAGTATACCACCATCATGAAACATGAACTACCCAAATAATTCCACAAAACTATAAAAGATTAAAGCAGGGTGAAGTTttgtaaaaattgaaaataactaGTTTGaaaggaacaagaaagaaaatatttggtaCCAAACATGTAATATAAAAAAGACATTATATAGTGGGGTGGATATGTTATTAATACTTGAACGAGGCAAGtgacaattgaggaaaataaacagTGAAGATAATTAATCCATAAACCTTTTTATCTGTGGCAAATACCATGTCTAAAGTTCTTCTAAGACAAACATGGAAGTCTAGTAACAATCGCTGTACATGTATGCAAGTTTTAATTCTTTCTACCATTATCTAACCTtcttttctctcacacacacacaaaaaaaagaccTTTGCAATCATCTCACTGTATTTTAAGGACTACTATCTCCACAACTAATGAATTTAGCATGAAGTCCTTCCATATAAAAGTTGTAATCTAAGAAATAATTTCCAGGTAGGTGATCAAGGGTTTTTTAATAaatcacatagaaaaaaaaatatatttttaaaagaataatcaatAAAGTTTCAAACTAAGTTtgctaataaataatttttgtactATAAAGAAAACTACTTGATGCCTTTTACATTTACCATAGTCAGACTAGTAGAaggaaataaatcaaagaaacagGAAGTGGTACACATGGCTACTTTTTTAAGATGGAAAAACTTGCAATGGTCTAGTTTGGTTTTTATTCCCTTTATTTCTATATGGCTTTCATGCAAACCTCTTCTAATTGCCTAAAGTAGTTTTGAAAATCCAAGAATACAAGTTCTTTAATCAGAATCTCAATAAATCCTACACCATTCAGTCACATAGAAGCAACcacctttcatcatttcttaaagagaaATGCCCAGGTGCTGCTATGTTAGGTCGAAGTTTCTTCTACAGGTGGCCTCCGATGCCAGACAGTTTTGGATCTGATCCTCTGGGGAGTGGGTGGAGTCTCCGGCTCTGCTTCCGACTCTGAAGGCTCATTATCTCCCTGTTGGGATCCTGTGTCTCCTATTAGCTCTCTGAGGAACTTGAATTTGGACAAAAACAGATGCCAAACGACATACCAACCTgcagaaataaacattttttttaaattattgcatGAAATACCATCAATTTAGAATAGAATGATTTCTGAAATTTTGAGTTaagatttccttttaatttcaaattaacaAACTAGTTTCTTTTACCTAAAAACAATGGAAGATTAAAATAACTAAGAGCACAAACTagtcctaattaaaaaaaaaaataccccataCTAAGTGggccactaggtggcacagtaacatttactaactatgtgaccctgggcaaatcacttaaccccaacccccttccccctaaaaaaaaaattataaatgaatgaataaaattactagctatatgacccttgggtaagtcacttaacccccccaTAAAAAAAGCCTTGTATTTTGGGCAagccgccccctcccccaaatataaataaataaatagccatgaaaaactttatgagcaaaactacaaaacactttccacacaaattaagtctgatctaactaactggaaaaatattaaatgctcttggattgggtgagcaaatataataaagatgacaatactacctaaactaatctatttatttagcgctataccaatcagacttcccaaaaactattttgatgacctagaaaaaataacaacaaagttcatatggaaaaataaaagatcaagaatttcaagggaattaatgaaaaaaaaaatcaaatgaaggtggcctatctgtaccagatctaaaattatattataaggcagcggttactaaaactatctggtattggctaagaaatatactagttgatcaatggaataggttaggttcaaaggacaaaacagccaataaccttaattatctagtgtttgacaaatccaaagaccccagttttggggataatgcattatttgacaaaaattgctgggaaaattagaaattagtatggcagaagctaggcattgacccacacttaacaccgtacaccaagataaggtcaaaatgggttcatgatctaggcataaagaatgagatcataaataaattggaagagcataggatagtttacctctcagacctgtggaagaggaaggaatttatgaccaaagaagaactagagaccactattgactacaaaattgaaaattttgattatatcaaattgaaaagtttttgtacaaacaaaactaatgcaggcaagtttagaagggaaacaataaactgggaaaacatttttacagtcaaaggttctgataaaggactcatttccaaaatatatagagaattgactctaatttataagaaatcaagccattccccaattgataaatggtcaaaggatatgaacagacaattttcagatgatgaaattaaaactattactactcatatgaaagagtgttccaaatcactattgatcagagaaatgcaaattaagacaactctgagataccactacacacctgtcagattggccagaatgacagggaaagataatgcagaatgttggaggggatgtgggaaaacagggacactgatacattgttggtggaattgtgaatacatccagccattctggagagcaatttggaactatgcccaaaaagttatcaaactgtgcataccctttgatccagcagtgtctctactgggcttataccccaaagagatacaaaaaagggaaagggacctgtatgtgccaaaatgtttgtggcagccctgtttgtagtggccagaagctggaaaatgaatggatgcccatcaattggagaatggttgagtaaactgtggtatatgaatgttatggaatattattgttctgtaagaaacgaccagcaggacgaatacagagaggaatggcaagacttacatgaactgatgctgagcgaaatgaccagaaccaggaaattattatatacctcaacagcaatactgtatgaggatgtattctgatggaagtggatttcttcaacaaagacaagatctaacttaatttcaattgatcaaggagggacagaagcagctacacccaaagaaagaacactaggaaatgaatataaactgcttgcatttttgttcttcttcccaggttatttataccttctaaatccaattctccctgagcaacaagaaaactgttcggttctgcacacatatattgtatccaacatctactgtaatctattcaacatgtataggactgcttgccatcttggggagagggtggagggagggaggggaaaaatcggaacagaagtgagtgcaagggataatgttgtaaaaaattaccctggcatgggttctgtcaataaaaaagttatttaattaaaaaaataaataaaaagctgtgactctgggcaattaaCTTAATTccaatccccccaaaaaaatccaggatggaaggaaggaagggagggagggaggcaggaagggaggaatgGTGCTAGGAAAAGATTTCCAACTTCACAGTCCCaagattcaaaatgaaaatatttttgaaagtccTTATGCTAAACTTctaaactaattttgaatttgcaaAGATTCAAAGCAATATAATTCAGCCCAGCATAAATCATTTCCTACTCCtggttaaatttaaaaatatttaagagttTCCACCATGAGAAAATATACAGGATACATTAACAAAGCTAGGATACTTCATACAGCAATTTCCtagattattttgaaaatatcataTAGAGACCAAAGTTTTGCTGAAGTTAGGTAGCTTTGGATAACATTGAATACTGTCTAATCTATTTTCATATGTTAATGTCAAATCTAAATCTGATAGCtagtagtttgtttttttaatcagacAATATAGAATTTCTTAACTCCTTTTGGTTGCTCTGAAACTAACAGTAAACAAAAGCTtccaaaagttttttcttgctattatttttctgatCTTGTTTACTTGAAACTACCCAATTTTACACAAAAGGCTTGAACTATTGTATAGTTCAATAATTGGTACTTTTGTAAGAAATTTGAGTAGCACCTGGATTTTCCTCATATATTCTTTAAACACACCTGCAAGGATGCTCATATAAATGGCAATTTCTGACATGGTCATACTTTTAATATCAGGTTCTTCACACATGTAATAATTATGTCCTGAACAAAGGATTAGTATGAATAGCTTGATGCTAATGTTATAGTGAAATATCAGGCCTCAACATTATATGACACTCAAAATTATCTTCAAGTTTTCATAATTAATATTAACTAAACTATATTCTATGCTAAtgattcaaattttatcttaCCCTAATCACTCTCCTAATAAATGTTGGTCTTGTATCCtcaactgcctattggacatttcaaactgaagTCCAATAGACACCTAAACTCAAACATGGCCAAAACTGGTCTCATCTTTCCAAACCCTCCCTGATTCCAAACTGTCACATATACTACCATCCTCTCAGTTATCCAGATGTGAGAACTAGGTTGTAACTCCTCACTCTCCCTTACTTAAGTTTAACCTCACCCCACCCACATCCAGTCTATTGCTAACCTCTATTGATTTTATCTCTGTAATATTCCTCAAATATACTCCTTTCacttctctgacactgccaccattCTGGATACAGAACCTCATCTCATATCTGGACTACTACAATATCTTACTGAATGGTCTTTGTGCCACCAATTTCTCCCCATAAAGCCATTAAGTATTAAAAGACTCCAAATTCAACATCCCCTCAAAACCAGACTATATCCAACTAATTAAGAAGCAGGAAGTAAAGTAAAACTCTGCTTCTGAGGCTCTTTTTATCCTACATCCTACACTGTAATTTAGTTaattatataattcttctacatatcAAAGTTCTATGGTTCTACCGATTCAGATCACAATTCTTTACACTTCTAAATAAAAATTCCCACATGGAGGTGGTGAACCTTTCTGACCACAGCTTATTTGTCCATCAGTTGATCTGACAAATCCCATTCCAGCTCTGTAAGACCCACAAGAATTTATATTGCAAAAGCATAGCTCAAGGGCACCATGCCAAGATAAGATTTTAGAGAAGATTTATTTAGGGACCATTAAAAGTTACTGGGATGTTGTTccacaacaaacatttttgttagGGAAACATTCATCAAATAATTTGTCATCTCACAAATGAAAAGGGCAATGGAAAATCATGCAAAATGTTACtgttttaataaattcttgactGAAAAATGTCTTATCAATTTACTCCCTGTTGAACCAAGACCTCAATCTAGATTACTCATCTAAAATCACAGCCTTAGTTCTCTGTTTATTTTCCCTACAACACTAATAGTCACAAAGGAGTGGACGATGCTACCTAAAATTTAATTCATCCAATATTTAGCCCTTTAAATAGGTTCCAGCAAGTACAAATCAAtttcaaataagataaatttgaGAAAGTCTGAAGGAGTTTACAAGGAAAGAGCAGTCTCTAGTTATTCTTTACAAATTTAAAAGGTGCAGAGCCCATGGAACAAAAACCTTAATTTATAACTTTAGGTCAACAACTATCATTTTTCCTGGAGAGAAAGCTCTCTGGCGAGTTctccaattttcttctctctcaaagtAGTGACACAAAAAGTAAATCAGATTCCCCGAGATAGATTTTTCATGCTGGAAGACAAGATATGATGCAGATTTTCTGTGCTGAA of the Sarcophilus harrisii chromosome 1, mSarHar1.11, whole genome shotgun sequence genome contains:
- the SMIM13 gene encoding small integral membrane protein 13; protein product: MWQSVGLTLLVIVATLLCVLLFMLCGWYVVWHLFLSKFKFLRELIGDTGSQQGDNEPSESEAEPETPPTPQRIRSKTVWHRRPPVEETST